A window of the Pseudomonas furukawaii genome harbors these coding sequences:
- a CDS encoding OprD family porin: protein MTLRNALKSSLAASATLACGLALLPASVHAAGFAEDAKVGLNLRNFYINRNFVDPTYPQGKAEEWTQSFILDARSGFTEGPVGFGVDALGLLSVKLDGGRGTRGTQLLPVHDDGRPADDFGRLALAGKMLVSSTELKVGEWMPVLPILRADDGRSLPQTFQGGQVTSKEIDGLTLYGGQFRQNSPRNDASLEDLSMNGKAAFTSDRFNFAGGEYAFNENRTLVGLWYAELEDIYQQQYLQVMHSQPVGDWTLGANLGFFNGKEDGSALAGDLDNRTWSALLSARYGGNTFYVGLQKVGGDDAWMRVNGTSGGTLANDSYNSSYDNAKEKSWQLRHDYNFAALGIPGLTLMNRYISGDDVHTGAVTDGKEWGRETELGYTVQSGAFKALNLKWRNASIRRDFSNNEFDENRLIINYPLSIL from the coding sequence CCTCCGCAACGCCCTCAAATCCAGCCTGGCCGCTTCCGCCACCCTCGCCTGCGGGCTTGCCCTGCTGCCCGCCAGCGTCCATGCCGCCGGTTTCGCCGAAGACGCCAAGGTCGGCCTGAACCTGCGCAACTTCTACATCAACCGCAACTTCGTCGACCCCACCTACCCGCAGGGCAAGGCCGAAGAGTGGACCCAGAGCTTCATCCTCGACGCCCGCTCGGGCTTCACCGAAGGCCCGGTGGGCTTCGGCGTCGACGCCCTCGGCCTGCTGTCGGTGAAGCTGGATGGCGGCAGGGGCACCAGGGGCACCCAGTTGCTGCCGGTGCATGACGACGGTCGTCCCGCCGACGACTTCGGCCGCCTGGCGCTGGCCGGCAAGATGCTGGTCTCCAGCACCGAACTGAAGGTGGGCGAATGGATGCCGGTGCTGCCGATCCTGCGCGCCGACGACGGCCGCTCCCTGCCCCAGACCTTCCAGGGCGGCCAGGTCACCTCGAAGGAGATCGACGGCCTGACCCTCTACGGCGGCCAGTTCCGCCAGAACAGTCCGCGCAACGACGCCAGCCTGGAAGACCTGTCCATGAACGGCAAGGCGGCCTTCACCTCCGACCGCTTCAACTTCGCCGGCGGCGAATACGCCTTCAACGAGAACCGCACCCTGGTCGGCCTCTGGTACGCCGAGCTGGAAGACATCTACCAGCAGCAGTACCTGCAGGTGATGCACAGCCAGCCGGTGGGCGACTGGACCCTGGGCGCCAACCTCGGCTTCTTCAACGGCAAGGAAGACGGCTCGGCGCTGGCCGGCGACCTGGATAACCGCACCTGGTCCGCCCTGCTCTCCGCCAGGTACGGTGGCAACACCTTCTACGTCGGCCTGCAGAAGGTCGGCGGCGATGACGCCTGGATGCGGGTGAACGGCACCAGCGGCGGCACCCTGGCCAACGACAGTTACAACTCCAGCTACGACAACGCCAAGGAGAAGTCCTGGCAGCTGCGCCACGACTACAACTTCGCCGCCCTCGGCATCCCCGGCCTGACCCTGATGAACCGCTACATCAGCGGTGACGACGTCCACACAGGCGCCGTGACGGACGGCAAGGAATGGGGCCGCGAGACGGAACTGGGCTACACCGTGCAGAGCGGCGCGTTCAAGGCCCTCAACCTGAAGTGGCGCAATGCGAGCATCCGTCGCGATTTCAGTAACAACGAGTTCGACGAGAACCGCCTGATCATCAACTACCCGCTGTCGATCCTCTGA